The sequence GAGCAGATGCAATACATCCAGGATATGGATTTTTAGCAGAAAATTCAGAATTTGGGAAAAAATGTGAAAAAAATGGAATAAAACTCATTGGACCTAAAGGTGATGTTATTGAAAAAATGGGAGATAAAATAACAGCAAAACAAATGATGAAAAAAGCAGGAGTCCCTGTTATTGAAGGTACAGATAAAGGTGTAACTGATATTGATAAAGCTAAAAAAATTGCAGCAGATATTGGTTATCCTGTTATTATCAAAGCTTCCGCTGGTGGTGGAGGTATTGGTATGCGTGCTGTTTATGAAGAAGATGAATTAGTACGTGCTATTGAATCAACACAATCAGTTGCTAAAACTAATTTTGGAGATTCAACTGTTTTTATTGAAAAATACCTTGAAAAACCAAGACACATTGAATTCCAAATCTTAGCAGATGAAGATGGAAATGCAATACATCTTTGTGATCGTGAATGTTCTATACAAAGAAGAAATCAAAAATTACTTGAAGAAGCACCATCTCCAATTATGACTAAAGAACTTAGAGAACAAATGGGAGAAAGTACTGTAAAAGCAGCGGAATGTGTTGGTTACAGTAGTGCAGGTACAATTGAATATTTATACGATAATGGAAAATATTATTTCCTTGAAATGAATACTCGTATTCAAGTAGAACATCCAATTACTGAAATCATAACTAATGTTGATATTGTAAAAGAACAATTAAAAATTGCATCTGGTGAAGGATTAAAATTATCACAAGAAGATATTCAACCACATGGACATGCTATTGAATGTCGTATAAATGCAGAAGATCCATTTAATGGATTTGCTCCAAACCCAGGTAAAATTACAGGATACAGATCACCAGGTGGACCAGGAGTACGTTTAGATAGTGGTGTATATATGAATTATACAATACCTCCATTTTACGACTCAATGATTTCTAAATTAATTACATGGGGTGGAACAAGAAATGATGCTATTAGTAGAATGAAAAGAGCATTAAGTGAATATATTATTCTTGGAGTAAAAACAACAATTCCTTTCCATAAAGCAATTATTAGAAATCCAAACTTTTTATCTGGAGATTTAAATACACACTTCATTGATGAAAATAAAAAAGGAATTTATGAAGAAATGGAAAAAGTAGTTGCTGAAGATATTGAACGTGTAAATCGTTTAAAATCCACTTTCATGCCAGCTAAAAAAATTGCAGCAATCTCTGCAGCAGTTGGATCATATTTAAATGAAACTAAAATTAAGGAAATTAATAGAAAATAAAAAAATAACCCTGTGATAAAATGAATAAGGATATTTTAAATCTTTTATCAAATAAATTGAATTTAAAAGATAAAAGTGCAGAAGAAATATTACAAATAGGTATTGATGATTTAACAAAAAGTGTTAAAGAATTAGGTACAGAACCTATAGATTCAATACCTAGAGAGAAAATTAGAGGTTTACTTGAAACTAAAGAGATAGGAAGAGAAATATATTGTTTTAAATCTGTAAAATCTACAAATATAGTTGCTAAATTCCTATCAGACCATGTTTCAAGTGGTACTATAATTCTTTCAGAAACACAAACTATGGGTAAAGGAAGATCTGGAAAAAAATATGAATCTCCTGAAGGAGGGATATGGTTATCCATTATATTAAAACCAGATATATCCCCTGCAAAAGCACCTTTATTAACACTTACTACTGCAGTTGCAGTAACACGTACATTAAAATCATTTAACATTGATTCAAAAATTAAATGGCCAAATGATGTATTAATTAATGATAAAAAAGTATGTGGAATTTTAACAGAATCTATTGCTAAATTCAATGATTTACAAAGTATTATTGTTGGTGTAGGTATTAATTCAGAAGTAAATATTGATGAATTACCTAAAGAAATTAGAAAAACTTCAATATCCCTTAATGATGTAGTTGACCATGTAAATAATACTAAAGGTCTTGTATGCTTCTTAAAAGAATTTGAATATTGTTATAATAAATTTTTAGAAGAAGACTTTGAATTTATCTTTGATGAATGGAGAAGATATAACCACACAATAGGTAAAAATGTAGAAATTAAACAACCTTATGGAAAAGTAATTACTGGATATGCAGTAGGAATTGACCAAGAAGGTGCATTAATTATTGAAAAAAATAATGGAAAATTAGTCAAAATTTATTCTGGAGAATGTAGAGTTTTAAAATAAATTAAACTCACATTCTTTTTTTAAATAAAAAAATAACAATTACTTCATACGTATTTAAATTCAAGTAAAATTATAAAAAAAGATAACTTTGTTGAAATCCTCAAATTTTTGTAAATAAACTTTCTTAACATTAATTTACAAGTATTAACTAATTTTAAATTTTTATAAAAAATAGTTTTCAACAAAAAAGATTATATTAAAAAATATAAAAAAAATTTTAAATTAAAGTTTTAAGACATTAAATTATTCATTATAAATAATTTTTCTACTTTTATCAACATCAACACAAACTTTAATTAATAAATCAAAGGAATTACTAATTTTATTAAAAATATCTTTAATTTCGAGTTTATTTGCATCATTTGCAGATAAATCAAAACGAATTGTTGTAGATGCACCTGGCATTGATACTGCAGGAATAGTAATAATTTTCTCATTTTTAAGTAAAATCATACTCCATAAGAAACATAAATCAGTATTAGATAATTTAGTATCAACTTTAGATTTAACTGCATTATAAAGAGATTCTTTAGATACTCTAACACCCGTTGGAGTAGTTTCAAACATATCAAAAGAATCATTTAATAAATTAAATAACTCATCTTTTTTTGAAATAGCTGCTCTAAGATTTTCAGGATTATAATCTTTAAGTGCATTAATCATAGCAAGTATTATTGGTGCTTGAGCTTCAAGACCAAATTCATTAGATTTAGTTTTAACCATATTTACAAGATCTTCACGACCAGCAAGTAATCCCCCACGAGGTCCTTTCATTAATTTATCAGTACTAGTAATTGCAAGATCAGCACCTAATTCACATGCAGGTTTTTGATTAAAAATAGCTGTACGAAGTCTTGCACCACTAGCATCATCAACAAATACAGGAATATTTTTCTCATGAGCCATTTTTATAACTTTTTTAAATGTTTCTTCATCTAGAACCTGATGATCCATAGTTGAACCAGTAATAATTACAAGAGAAGTATTTTCAGGAATATTGAATTTATTAATATCAATGAATTCTTCATAATTAGCACCTACTAAATCACATGCTCTTGTAATAGAAGGATGTGCAGGATGAGCTTTTAAAAAGTGTACTACATTATCTCCTTTTTTAACAAGTGATAAAATTGTAGCAAGAATTCCAGAACTAGTCCTATTTAATGGTACAAGTTTTTCTCCACCCATATGTTTTTTACCAATTTCTTGAATTTTATCTTCAAAAATAGCTGGACCAATATAAGTTTGAAGAAGAGATAATTCATCTTCTGAAGCTAAAAAACCTCCAGAAAGCCCAGTTAAATCATATAATGGAATATCTTCTTTTGATTCAATAATATCTTTAATAATTTTATAAGCTGCTTCTCTTTTTTTAAGTTCATCTAATGAATTTTCTACAATCATAATATCACATAATATAGTTTACTAAAAAAGGCCCCTTCTAAAATATAAATTAAATTTCAATAAATTATAAATATCTTAGTTTTTACTTAATTATTTTAATTATAGATTATTTTTTTAATGAGGCTTTTAAATATTTAAAAAAAATTATATTAATTAAAATAATATCTTATATTTATAATTTATAAAACATTATAGTAATATTTTTAGATTTCAAAAAATAATTAAATGTTAATAATTTAATATATTCTAAATTCTATTAAAAAGATATTTATTTAAAACCTTAATTTTAAATTAAAAAAATATAAGACCACAATAAAAACAAAAACAAAAAACAACTAAATTAAAAAAATATAAAACCACAATAAAAAAAACAAAAACAAACTAACAAAAAAACAAGTAAATTAAAAAAATATAAGATTTTAGAAGAAAATTATTCTTCCAAGAATTCTAATTTAAAATCTTTAAAAGCATCAATTAAAACTTTTAAATCTTTTTCTTTAATATCTACAGATTCAAAATCTTCTCCTTCATTATAGGAGTATTCACCTTGAACAACTTTACCATCAGGATCACAGTAGAATAAAATACTATCACTCATTTCATCAGGGTTTTTAGTAGGTAAAAATACTTCAAATGAAGCACCTAATTGGGAGAAAAATTTATCTTTTTCTTCATCACTTTTTACAACTTTTTTAAATTTTCTCATTCTAGATTTATATTTTTTTTCAGCAGCTTCTTTTAAATCAGCCATATTATCACCATTTTTAAATTATAAATAATTTTTAAGTAAAATAAATTTTAAATTTAAATCTTAATTAGTTTTATTTTTTTACAATATATAAATGTTGTTGTAAATTAAAATTAAAAAATAATTATAAATAAATTCATGAATATAAATTTTAAAATTATATAAAAAATAAGATTTTTAAAATTTTTCTAATTTTTAGAATAAATTT is a genomic window of Methanobrevibacter wolinii SH containing:
- a CDS encoding biotin--[acetyl-CoA-carboxylase] ligase, whose amino-acid sequence is MNKDILNLLSNKLNLKDKSAEEILQIGIDDLTKSVKELGTEPIDSIPREKIRGLLETKEIGREIYCFKSVKSTNIVAKFLSDHVSSGTIILSETQTMGKGRSGKKYESPEGGIWLSIILKPDISPAKAPLLTLTTAVAVTRTLKSFNIDSKIKWPNDVLINDKKVCGILTESIAKFNDLQSIIVGVGINSEVNIDELPKEIRKTSISLNDVVDHVNNTKGLVCFLKEFEYCYNKFLEEDFEFIFDEWRRYNHTIGKNVEIKQPYGKVITGYAVGIDQEGALIIEKNNGKLVKIYSGECRVLK
- a CDS encoding TIGR03576 family pyridoxal phosphate-dependent enzyme; the encoded protein is MIVENSLDELKKREAAYKIIKDIIESKEDIPLYDLTGLSGGFLASEDELSLLQTYIGPAIFEDKIQEIGKKHMGGEKLVPLNRTSSGILATILSLVKKGDNVVHFLKAHPAHPSITRACDLVGANYEEFIDINKFNIPENTSLVIITGSTMDHQVLDEETFKKVIKMAHEKNIPVFVDDASGARLRTAIFNQKPACELGADLAITSTDKLMKGPRGGLLAGREDLVNMVKTKSNEFGLEAQAPIILAMINALKDYNPENLRAAISKKDELFNLLNDSFDMFETTPTGVRVSKESLYNAVKSKVDTKLSNTDLCFLWSMILLKNEKIITIPAVSMPGASTTIRFDLSANDANKLEIKDIFNKISNSFDLLIKVCVDVDKSRKIIYNE
- a CDS encoding acetyl-CoA carboxylase biotin carboxylase subunit, yielding MFDKVLIANRGEIAIRIMRACRELDVKSVAIYSDADKTSLYTNYADEKYPLGNPSPQKSYLNIDKIIDIAIDSGADAIHPGYGFLAENSEFGKKCEKNGIKLIGPKGDVIEKMGDKITAKQMMKKAGVPVIEGTDKGVTDIDKAKKIAADIGYPVIIKASAGGGGIGMRAVYEEDELVRAIESTQSVAKTNFGDSTVFIEKYLEKPRHIEFQILADEDGNAIHLCDRECSIQRRNQKLLEEAPSPIMTKELREQMGESTVKAAECVGYSSAGTIEYLYDNGKYYFLEMNTRIQVEHPITEIITNVDIVKEQLKIASGEGLKLSQEDIQPHGHAIECRINAEDPFNGFAPNPGKITGYRSPGGPGVRLDSGVYMNYTIPPFYDSMISKLITWGGTRNDAISRMKRALSEYIILGVKTTIPFHKAIIRNPNFLSGDLNTHFIDENKKGIYEEMEKVVAEDIERVNRLKSTFMPAKKIAAISAAVGSYLNETKIKEINRK